GGGCTCGTGCTGGAATCCTGCTTCCCTTCGATTGAGACGGTCGCACGCCACTTTTACATGGGGCTGCCGGTGCATTGGTTCTTGGGGGCGGCGTTTCGGCTCGAGGATCGACTCCGACGGCTCTCTTTGCCCAAGCTCTTCATTCATGGCGACCGCGACGACGTTATTCCAATTGAGTTGGGGCAACGCGTCTTCGCGGCGGCAAAACCGCCGAAGGAGTTTTACGTGGTGCGCGGGGCCGATCATAACAACGTGCCGTCCGTCGGCGGGCAACCCTACTACGAACGATTCACAGGTTTTTGCACATCGGCCCTGCGGCAATAGCGTGTGCTCCTACCGAGGTCTCTTGCCGGTTGGAATGCGACATCTTCCTCGAAAATATGGCGGGTTCCCATACAATTTGATACAGTGCGCCACCGATGATTCGGCGCGCTGCGGCGCGCCATGGGAATAAACGAGGGAATAGTGCAAGGAGGCATGGTGAATCGGATGGGGCGGCGTTGGGCCGGCGCGCTTGCCGGTGCGGTGGGTCTATGTGTGATGGTGGGTTGTGCGGGCACTCAGGCCGGGAAGGTCAATGCGCAGACCATGCCGTCTGCGATGGAGACGAGCGAAAAGGATTCCGACACAATCCTGCCGGCTCCGCCGACCGTACGCCTCGTGGCCAACAAGCCTGCGTCTCCGCCCCCTGCGGCCTCGGCGCCGCCGGAAGATCCGTTTTATGACCCATTTGCCAAGGCCGATGAGGGGGGAGCGGAAGAGGAATACGATCCCTGGGAACCTTTTAATACGAAAATCTTTGAGTTCAATCGTCAGGTCGACCGGTGGGTGTTGAAGCCCATCGCGAAGGGCTACAATTTCATCGTGCCTGATGCCGTACAGATCGGGGTCAGCAATCTTTTCTACAACCTCCGCTTTCCTTCCCGCTTGATCAACAATGTCGCGCAGGGCAAGTGGACCGGCGCCAGGATGGAAGTCGGCCGCTTTCTTCTGAACAGTTCGTTCGGCCTTGGCGGGTTGGTCGACGTGGCGAAGTATCTCAACGTGACGACGCCGGAAGAAGACACCGGTCAAACTCTCGGATACTACGGGGTGAAGCCGGGGCCCTATCTGGTGTTGCCCTTTCTTCCGCCCTTCACCGTGAGGGATTTCGCCGGGTACATGGGGGATATTGCGTTGAATCCGATCAACTGGCTGGTGTTCCCCTTCATCGAGATCGAAGGGGTGCCCTCGCTGGTGGCGCACCATAACCGCGCCACCTCGACGATCGTACAGTTCAGCGGCCGCGTCGGGGAAATCGTCAACGACCGCTCATTGAATCTGGAAAAATTCCAGGGGGTGGAGGAGGCGACGCTGGATCTCTATACCGCCGTGCGAAACGCCTATCTCCAGAAGCGGGCAAGAATGATTCGGGACTAGCGGATGACGCCCAGTTCCTTGCCGACCTTGGCGAATGCGGCGACGGCCCGTTCCAAGTGTGTGCGGGTGTGGGCAGCGGACATTTGGACACGGATGCGAGCCTGCCCTTTGGGCACGACCGGATAGCTGAACCCCACCACATAGATGCCTTCTTGCAGCAAGCGCTCGGCCATTTGTGAGGCCAGCCTGGCCTCGCCGAGCATGACCGGAATGATGGGATGGTTTCCCGGTACCAACGTGAAGCCCGACTCGGTCAACCGGCTGCGGAAGAATTCAGCGTTGTCCTTCAGCGTGGCCCGGAGCGCATCTCCCTGCGCGACCAGTTTCACGGCCTTGAGTGCGGCGGCGGCAATCACAGGCGGGAGGCTGTTTGAAAACAGATACGGACGCGAGCGTTGGCGCAGCAGCTCGATCACTTCCTTGCGCCCGGTGGTGAACCCTCCGGCTGCGCCTCCCAACGCTTTTCCCAGGGTGCTGGTGACGAGATCCACCTTGTCGGCGACGCCGAACAGGTCCGGCGTCCCGCGTCCATGGCGGCCGAGGACACCGGTGGCATGGCTGTCGTCGACCACGACGGCGGCATCGTATTGCTCGGCCAGTTCTACGATTCGATCCAACTTCGCCACGTCTCCGTCCATCGAGAACACGCCGTCGGTGACGATCATTCGGACTCGGCTCGCACGCGATTCGGACAAGCGCGACTCCAATTCCTCCATGTCGCCGTGCGCGTAACGAAGCCGTGCGGCTTTGCAGAGGCGAATGCCGTCGATCAGGCTGGCGTGGTTGAGCGCGTCGCTGAGCACCGCGTCCTGCTCGTCGAGCAGCGTTTCGAAGAGGCCTCCGTTCGCGTCGAAGCAAGAGCTGTAGAGGATCGTGTCGTCGGTGCCGAAAAAAGTGGAGAGGGCGTTCTCCAGCTGCTTGTGCAACCGTTGCGTCCCGCAAATGAAACGCACCGACGCCATGCCGTATCCCTGCTCGGCCAGTCCGTCGGCCGCGGCTTGCTTTACGTCCGGATGGTTCGCGAGTCCGAGGTAGTTGTTGGCGCAGAGGTTGATGACTTCGCCTTGCGCGACACGGATCTCGGCGCTCTGGGGCGAGAGGAGTTCGCGCTCGCTTTTGTAGAGGCCGGCCGACTTGATATCGGCCAACTGCAGCTCGACTGCTTTCTTCAGCGCGGAGTACGCCATTGATGCCGTCACACGGAAGACGTGAAACGAAGAACGCGGGTTCTCGATGTCACTATGGAAACAGGACTACTTTGCCGCATTGACCGGACTTGATCAACTCAAATCCTTTGGCAAAGTCCTTGAGGGGAAAGGTGTGGGTGATGACTGGGCGAATGTTGAGGCCGGCTTTGAAGAGTCCGGCAAGGCGGTACCAGGTGCTGAAGAGGCGACGGCCCGTGATGCCGTGGACGCGGATGCCCTTGAAGATGACCTCGTTGGCCAGGTCGAGCGTGACGGGGTCGCTGGGAATGCCGAACAGGGTGACGCGACCGCCGTTCTTGACGGAGCGGAACGCATGGTGCAGCGCGATCGGGTGGCCCGACATTTCCAAAGCCGCATCGACCCCTTCTCCTTGGGTGATGTCCTGAATGGCTGCGGCAACCGCATCGGCGCCGTCGGTCTTGGTGTTGAGCGTGTGGTCGACCCCGACTTGTTTGGCCAAGCCAAGGCGGTAGTCGCTCACGTCGGTGGCGATGATGGTGGCGGCGCCGGCGGTGCGCGCGACCGCCGCAGCGAAGAGTCCCGTGGGTCCGCAGCCCGTGACCAGCACCGTGTGTCCCGTGAGGTCCTCGACCAGTGCCGCGTCCACCGCATTCCCCAGCGGTTCCTGCACCGAAGCCAACTCGGCGGGAATATCCGGTGAGGTTTTCCAGAGTACGGTTTCCGGGAGCACGATGAACTCGGCGAACGAGCCGTCCAGATCCACACCCAGAATCCGGTAGCGTTTGCACACATGCGCTTGGCCGGTTCGGCACTGGAAGCAGGCACCGCAGGTCAAATGGGATTCGGCCGCCACGTAGTCGCCGACTTTGACGAGCGTGACGTCTGCGCCGACCGCCACGACCTCGCCGCACATTTCATGGCCGATGATGCGCGGCG
This portion of the Nitrospiraceae bacterium genome encodes:
- a CDS encoding glycine C-acetyltransferase codes for the protein MAYSALKKAVELQLADIKSAGLYKSERELLSPQSAEIRVAQGEVINLCANNYLGLANHPDVKQAAADGLAEQGYGMASVRFICGTQRLHKQLENALSTFFGTDDTILYSSCFDANGGLFETLLDEQDAVLSDALNHASLIDGIRLCKAARLRYAHGDMEELESRLSESRASRVRMIVTDGVFSMDGDVAKLDRIVELAEQYDAAVVVDDSHATGVLGRHGRGTPDLFGVADKVDLVTSTLGKALGGAAGGFTTGRKEVIELLRQRSRPYLFSNSLPPVIAAAALKAVKLVAQGDALRATLKDNAEFFRSRLTESGFTLVPGNHPIIPVMLGEARLASQMAERLLQEGIYVVGFSYPVVPKGQARIRVQMSAAHTRTHLERAVAAFAKVGKELGVIR
- a CDS encoding VacJ family lipoprotein, encoding MGRRWAGALAGAVGLCVMVGCAGTQAGKVNAQTMPSAMETSEKDSDTILPAPPTVRLVANKPASPPPAASAPPEDPFYDPFAKADEGGAEEEYDPWEPFNTKIFEFNRQVDRWVLKPIAKGYNFIVPDAVQIGVSNLFYNLRFPSRLINNVAQGKWTGARMEVGRFLLNSSFGLGGLVDVAKYLNVTTPEEDTGQTLGYYGVKPGPYLVLPFLPPFTVRDFAGYMGDIALNPINWLVFPFIEIEGVPSLVAHHNRATSTIVQFSGRVGEIVNDRSLNLEKFQGVEEATLDLYTAVRNAYLQKRARMIRD
- the tdh gene encoding L-threonine 3-dehydrogenase, translating into MKALVKSAPQPGLTYTDRPDPSPGPTDAVIRVKATSLCGTDAHIYNWDAWAHSRIHPPRIIGHEMCGEVVAVGADVTLVKVGDYVAAESHLTCGACFQCRTGQAHVCKRYRILGVDLDGSFAEFIVLPETVLWKTSPDIPAELASVQEPLGNAVDAALVEDLTGHTVLVTGCGPTGLFAAAVARTAGAATIIATDVSDYRLGLAKQVGVDHTLNTKTDGADAVAAAIQDITQGEGVDAALEMSGHPIALHHAFRSVKNGGRVTLFGIPSDPVTLDLANEVIFKGIRVHGITGRRLFSTWYRLAGLFKAGLNIRPVITHTFPLKDFAKGFELIKSGQCGKVVLFP